Proteins encoded within one genomic window of Alteribacter populi:
- the gcvT gene encoding glycine cleavage system aminomethyltransferase GcvT yields MGSKTPLYDVYKDQAKTIDFGGWDLPVQFSSIKEEHETVRKKAGLFDVSHMGEIEVKGNGALKYLQSVLTNNVEKIKVNGCQYTAMCYENGGTIDDLVYYKRGEGDYLLVVNASNVEKDYDWLASHAEKYDEVEIVNVSNDFAQIAIQGPLAEKILQKETATDLSEITFFKFRDGVDIGGMKALVSRTGYTGEDGFEIYCSPEDAAKLWNLLLKVGEEEGIQPCGLGSRDTLRFEARLALYGQELTKDITPLEAGIGFAVKTDKEADFIGKKVLKQQKEEGVSRKLIGIEMIDKGIPRTDYEVFKDGEKIGFVTTGTQSPTLKKNVGLAIIDKEYTGLDTEVEVQVRKRRLKAKVVATPFYKRSN; encoded by the coding sequence TTGGGTAGTAAAACACCATTGTATGACGTGTACAAGGATCAGGCAAAGACGATTGATTTTGGCGGGTGGGATTTACCTGTTCAATTTTCAAGCATCAAAGAAGAACATGAAACGGTAAGAAAGAAAGCTGGTTTGTTTGATGTATCCCACATGGGTGAAATTGAAGTTAAGGGAAATGGCGCACTAAAGTATCTTCAAAGTGTTCTTACGAATAACGTGGAAAAAATAAAAGTTAACGGCTGCCAATATACAGCGATGTGCTATGAAAACGGTGGTACAATTGATGACCTCGTTTACTACAAGCGTGGTGAAGGTGACTACTTGCTCGTTGTCAATGCATCGAATGTGGAAAAGGACTACGATTGGTTAGCTTCTCATGCGGAAAAATATGATGAAGTAGAGATTGTGAATGTTTCTAACGACTTTGCTCAAATTGCGATTCAAGGACCTTTAGCTGAAAAAATTCTTCAAAAAGAAACAGCTACGGATCTATCGGAAATTACCTTTTTCAAATTCCGCGATGGCGTTGATATTGGTGGGATGAAAGCTCTCGTGTCAAGAACCGGTTACACTGGAGAAGACGGTTTCGAAATTTACTGCAGTCCGGAAGATGCAGCTAAACTTTGGAATTTGTTACTGAAAGTAGGCGAGGAAGAAGGCATTCAACCATGTGGACTTGGTTCTCGTGATACTCTTCGCTTTGAAGCACGTCTTGCTCTTTACGGACAAGAATTAACAAAAGACATTACTCCACTTGAAGCAGGGATTGGTTTTGCGGTAAAAACAGACAAGGAAGCTGATTTTATTGGCAAGAAAGTTCTTAAACAGCAAAAAGAAGAAGGCGTTTCTCGTAAACTCATAGGGATAGAGATGATTGACAAAGGGATCCCTCGTACTGATTATGAAGTATTTAAAGATGGGGAGAAAATTGGCTTTGTAACAACGGGTACTCAGTCACCGACGCTCAAAAAAAATGTTGGCCTTGCAATTATTGATAAAGAATATACCGGTTTAGATACAGAAGTAGAAGTACAGGTAAGAAAGCGCCGCCTTAAAGCAAAAGTGGTTGCAACACCATTTTACAAGCGGTCCAACTAG
- a CDS encoding YqhG family protein, which yields MLQTDVHHYLKKFFTENDSPILEESAGHLHIQLSVDMDKGLMNRPFYWQYLEKIGGVPNPMKLTLITDESKAPADLKGERVHFGSPRLHQVFNFAKELGSHVKMYEKIDQKTNHTQSLPLRPWLNMNLKISYEAEKKKDRFLSIGLSLINGEMIQSFTECVTKFPLELKIPDYCFTVSPLIKPERGIARIQDHIKSEVMLEEHGWAEEAKTKMEKDIALLETFYGGNDEKPESYAIEKSAIQRQYEPKIRISVINGGLFYLHHHPLTLSK from the coding sequence GTGTTGCAGACTGACGTTCATCATTATCTTAAGAAGTTTTTTACCGAAAATGACAGCCCTATCTTGGAAGAAAGCGCCGGTCACCTTCATATCCAGCTCTCTGTTGACATGGATAAAGGGTTAATGAACCGCCCTTTTTACTGGCAGTACTTAGAAAAAATCGGCGGTGTCCCTAACCCAATGAAGTTAACCTTAATTACCGATGAATCAAAAGCACCCGCTGACCTGAAAGGGGAACGTGTCCATTTTGGCTCTCCCCGCCTTCATCAAGTTTTCAACTTTGCTAAAGAGCTTGGATCTCACGTAAAAATGTATGAAAAGATCGATCAGAAGACAAACCACACTCAGTCTCTTCCCCTTCGCCCTTGGCTAAATATGAATTTAAAAATATCGTACGAGGCAGAGAAGAAAAAAGATCGATTTTTATCAATAGGTCTTAGCTTAATTAACGGGGAAATGATTCAATCCTTTACTGAATGTGTAACCAAATTTCCTTTGGAATTGAAAATTCCAGACTATTGTTTTACCGTTTCTCCGTTAATAAAGCCCGAACGAGGAATCGCTCGTATACAAGACCATATTAAAAGTGAAGTCATGCTAGAAGAACATGGCTGGGCTGAAGAGGCAAAAACAAAAATGGAGAAAGACATCGCTTTGTTGGAAACATTTTATGGCGGAAATGACGAAAAACCTGAAAGCTATGCAATAGAAAAATCAGCGATTCAAAGACAATATGAACCTAAAATCCGAATATCAGTAATAAACGGGGGGCTATTTTACCTGCACCACCACCCACTAACTTTATCAAAGTAA
- the gcvPB gene encoding aminomethyl-transferring glycine dehydrogenase subunit GcvPB: MSSENQALIFELSQEGRVGYSLPELDVPEKDLDDMLPASFQRRKDAELPEVSELQIMRHYTALSKRNHGVDSGFYPLGSCTMKYNPKINEDVARFPGFAHIHPYQEPSTIQGALELMYKLQTTLEEITGMDQVTLQPAAGAHGEWTGLMMIRAYHEANGDYQRTKVIVPDSAHGTNPASATVAGFDAVTVRSNERGIVDLDHLREVVGEDTAALMLTNPNTLGLFEEEIVEMASIIHEAGGKLYYDGANSNAILGITRPGDMGFDVVHLNLHKTFTTPHGGGGPGSGPVGVKKDLVPYLPSPLVVKDGEEYRLEYDVPASIGRVKPYYGNFGINVRAYTYIRTMGPVGLRKVSEFAVLNANYMFRKLEPYFDAPYQQHCKHEFVLSGRRQKKLGVRTLDMAKRLLDFGYHPPTIYFPINVEECLMVEPTETESKETLDEFIDAMIQIAKEAEENPEVVQEAPHTTVIGRMDETTAARKPVLRYTKE, from the coding sequence ATGAGCAGTGAGAACCAAGCGTTAATTTTTGAACTAAGTCAAGAAGGCAGAGTCGGTTACAGCTTACCGGAACTAGATGTACCGGAAAAAGATCTTGATGACATGCTCCCAGCATCCTTTCAAAGGAGAAAAGATGCTGAGCTTCCTGAAGTATCTGAGCTGCAAATTATGCGGCACTATACAGCATTATCAAAGCGTAATCACGGGGTAGACTCCGGTTTTTACCCGCTCGGTTCGTGTACGATGAAATACAACCCGAAAATTAATGAAGATGTAGCACGTTTTCCTGGCTTTGCTCACATTCACCCATACCAGGAGCCTAGTACGATCCAAGGTGCACTTGAGTTAATGTACAAGCTCCAAACGACATTAGAAGAGATCACAGGTATGGATCAAGTAACGCTTCAACCGGCAGCAGGTGCTCACGGTGAGTGGACAGGTCTTATGATGATCCGTGCCTACCATGAAGCAAATGGTGATTATCAGCGAACGAAAGTAATTGTTCCTGACTCCGCCCATGGGACAAACCCGGCTTCTGCAACTGTAGCAGGTTTTGATGCTGTGACAGTTCGTTCGAATGAGCGAGGTATTGTCGACCTCGATCACCTGCGTGAAGTCGTTGGAGAAGATACTGCAGCATTAATGCTTACTAACCCGAACACTCTTGGACTATTTGAAGAGGAAATTGTCGAGATGGCTTCGATCATCCATGAAGCTGGAGGGAAATTGTATTACGATGGGGCCAACTCCAATGCGATTTTAGGCATTACGCGTCCAGGAGATATGGGCTTTGATGTTGTTCACTTGAACTTGCATAAAACATTTACAACACCTCACGGGGGTGGCGGACCTGGTTCAGGACCTGTAGGAGTGAAAAAAGATCTTGTACCATATTTACCGTCGCCACTCGTAGTAAAAGACGGAGAAGAATACCGCTTAGAATATGACGTTCCTGCATCGATCGGAAGGGTAAAACCATATTACGGAAACTTCGGTATCAATGTTCGAGCCTATACGTATATCCGTACAATGGGGCCTGTTGGATTACGGAAAGTATCTGAGTTTGCTGTGTTAAACGCAAACTACATGTTCAGAAAGCTTGAACCATATTTCGATGCTCCTTATCAGCAGCACTGCAAGCATGAGTTTGTGTTATCCGGTCGCCGTCAGAAGAAGCTTGGCGTACGTACACTTGACATGGCAAAGCGTCTGCTTGACTTTGGCTACCACCCACCAACGATTTACTTCCCAATTAATGTGGAGGAGTGCTTGATGGTTGAGCCAACGGAAACAGAGTCGAAAGAAACGTTAGACGAATTTATTGACGCGATGATTCAAATAGCGAAGGAAGCAGAGGAAAACCCTGAAGTTGTTCAAGAAGCACCGCACACTACAGTGATCGGTCGAATGGACGAAACAACTGCAGCAAGAAAACCCGTACTTCGTTATACAAAAGAGTAG
- a CDS encoding YqzE family protein, which yields MKTNDYVKFVTQQFVEYVDQPKGERQKMRQKKKEARPPMLHRWFGLIPFSCFLIYKNNKQKFVKR from the coding sequence ATGAAAACAAATGACTACGTAAAGTTTGTAACGCAACAATTTGTCGAATATGTTGATCAGCCTAAAGGTGAACGACAAAAAATGCGCCAAAAAAAAAAGGAAGCAAGACCGCCCATGTTGCATCGTTGGTTCGGGCTCATTCCTTTTTCATGCTTCCTAATTTACAAAAATAATAAACAAAAGTTCGTGAAACGGTAA
- a CDS encoding shikimate kinase, whose translation MTTINTNYNVYLVGFMGAGKTTIGQSLAHKLGLDFIDLDSRIEENLNLTIPGIFETYGEKGFRDLETEALRYSSERKAVISTGGGIVEKEINMGIMKGNGRIIFLDAPFKVLYERIKMDPNRPLVKGKREELEERFLKRRKRYEQANYIIDTDECSPKEVVDEIVFFLNE comes from the coding sequence GTGACAACAATTAACACAAATTATAATGTTTATTTAGTAGGGTTTATGGGAGCGGGTAAAACGACGATTGGCCAGTCTCTTGCTCATAAACTAGGTCTTGATTTTATTGACTTAGACTCACGTATCGAAGAAAATTTAAACCTTACGATTCCTGGCATTTTTGAAACATACGGGGAAAAGGGATTTCGGGATTTAGAAACGGAAGCCTTGCGCTATTCCAGTGAGCGTAAGGCAGTTATTTCTACAGGCGGGGGTATTGTTGAGAAGGAAATAAATATGGGCATCATGAAAGGAAATGGCAGGATTATTTTTTTAGACGCTCCATTTAAAGTGTTGTACGAGCGAATTAAAATGGATCCGAACCGCCCCCTTGTCAAAGGAAAAAGGGAAGAACTTGAGGAAAGGTTTTTAAAAAGGCGTAAGCGATATGAACAAGCTAATTACATCATAGATACGGATGAATGTTCACCAAAAGAAGTGGTAGATGAAATTGTATTTTTCCTCAATGAATAA
- a CDS encoding DEAD/DEAH box helicase codes for MHTPQIVFDSTWTNSFVERVKENGPWSKWDMFAMTLEAEKELIIDDFDGLQSPRHLPHLTIFPHQMEAAERVLKDMNGKAILADEVGLGKTIEAGLILKEYMIRGLVKKVLILVPASLVSQWCQELNEKFFIPAVEQRKHYVWDRCDVIVSSIDTAKREPHRKTIYEQDYDMIIIDEAHKLKNKNTKNYQFVRNLKKKFCLLLTATPVQNRLSEVFHLISILKPGHLGNEDRFSKEFKNADEHEELRHLVQKVMIRNRRTDSEMDWPKRLVNTVEVDFSEEEKQLYEAVTRLKNQWSSQHEWSLFPFTVLTLQRECCSSREAVFMTLKGLLEQEELAPALKEELQSVMKMVEGVTRHAKAEKALKLVQSIDDKVIIFTEYRATQLYLQWYFAQHGIKAVPFRGGFKRSKKDWMKQLFKDHAQVLIATEAGGEGINLQFCHHMINYDLPWNPMRIEQRIGRIHRLGQEQDVHIYNFAVQNTVEDHIMRTLYQKIGLFEEVIGKLDDILEKMKEEELESHITNILSHSETEGEVKVKLDNLTAYIDSKREDEARVAD; via the coding sequence ATGCATACACCTCAAATTGTTTTTGATTCTACGTGGACAAATTCTTTTGTTGAACGCGTTAAGGAGAATGGTCCCTGGTCAAAATGGGATATGTTTGCGATGACATTAGAAGCTGAAAAAGAACTAATTATCGATGACTTTGACGGCCTCCAGTCCCCGCGGCATTTACCGCACTTAACCATATTTCCTCACCAAATGGAAGCTGCCGAACGAGTGCTGAAAGACATGAACGGGAAAGCTATTTTAGCCGATGAAGTTGGACTTGGAAAAACAATCGAAGCAGGTCTTATTTTAAAAGAATATATGATTCGAGGTTTAGTAAAAAAAGTTTTGATTCTCGTACCTGCATCTCTTGTATCCCAATGGTGCCAAGAATTAAACGAAAAATTTTTTATTCCTGCTGTTGAACAACGTAAACATTATGTGTGGGATCGGTGTGATGTGATCGTAAGCTCGATCGATACAGCAAAACGAGAACCACACCGAAAAACGATTTATGAACAAGACTATGACATGATCATTATCGATGAAGCCCATAAACTAAAGAACAAAAACACAAAAAACTATCAGTTTGTCCGAAATTTAAAGAAGAAGTTTTGTCTGCTCTTAACAGCAACTCCCGTACAAAATCGCTTAAGCGAAGTATTTCATTTAATTTCTATTTTAAAGCCAGGTCATCTTGGCAACGAAGACAGATTTTCAAAAGAATTCAAAAATGCGGATGAGCATGAGGAACTTAGGCACCTTGTTCAAAAGGTAATGATTAGAAACCGAAGAACAGATTCAGAGATGGACTGGCCAAAACGATTGGTGAACACTGTCGAGGTTGATTTTTCCGAAGAAGAAAAACAACTTTACGAAGCGGTGACACGCTTAAAAAATCAATGGAGCAGTCAACACGAATGGAGTTTATTTCCATTTACTGTCCTCACCCTGCAACGGGAGTGCTGTTCTAGCCGGGAAGCAGTTTTCATGACTCTAAAAGGACTTCTCGAACAAGAAGAGTTAGCCCCTGCTTTAAAAGAAGAACTCCAAAGTGTCATGAAAATGGTTGAAGGAGTAACTCGTCACGCCAAGGCAGAGAAGGCTTTAAAACTTGTACAATCCATTGATGATAAGGTTATCATCTTCACTGAATATAGGGCGACTCAACTCTATTTACAATGGTATTTTGCTCAACACGGAATTAAAGCTGTCCCTTTTCGGGGAGGATTTAAACGAAGTAAAAAAGATTGGATGAAACAACTGTTTAAAGATCACGCACAAGTTTTAATTGCCACAGAGGCTGGCGGTGAAGGGATCAACTTGCAATTTTGCCACCACATGATCAATTATGACCTTCCTTGGAATCCTATGCGTATTGAACAGCGAATTGGTCGTATCCACCGTCTTGGTCAGGAACAAGACGTCCACATTTACAACTTTGCTGTCCAAAATACAGTTGAAGACCATATTATGAGAACACTCTATCAAAAAATTGGTTTGTTTGAAGAAGTGATCGGGAAGCTTGACGACATCTTGGAAAAGATGAAAGAAGAGGAGTTAGAATCACACATCACCAATATCTTGAGTCACTCAGAAACAGAAGGTGAAGTCAAAGTAAAGCTCGATAACTTGACTGCTTACATTGATTCCAAGCGAGAGGATGAGGCCCGTGTTGCAGACTGA
- the gcvPA gene encoding aminomethyl-transferring glycine dehydrogenase subunit GcvPA, whose protein sequence is MSETFRYLPMTEKDQQEMMEAVGINSVEELFSDIPKEVRYKGNLKIEEALDETSLVKEMQRLANRNINMKDYTSFLGAGVYEHYIPSIVNHVISRSEFYTAYTPYQPEISQGELQAIFEFQTMIAELTGMDLANSSMYDGPTALAEAGMMSAGHTKKKTILVSETVHPEAREVLVSNAKGQGIDVVEVREKNGVTDIGHLKELYNIEVASVIVQYPNFLGNVEDLKAIEEIAHQEKALFVVSSNPVSLGVLESPGAFGADVVIGDAQPFGIPTQLGGPHCGYFATTKKLMRKVPGRLVGQTTDDKGQRGFVLTLQAREQHIRRDKATSNICSNQALNALGASVAMTALGKSGVKEMARQNIQKAHYAKEKLVEAGVEVINGTPFFNEFAVKLPKPVSEVNDELLNEGVIGGFDLARHYPQKENQMLLAFTELRTKEEIDHLATVLGGVK, encoded by the coding sequence ATGAGTGAGACTTTTCGTTATTTACCAATGACTGAAAAAGATCAGCAGGAAATGATGGAAGCTGTAGGAATTAATTCGGTTGAAGAACTGTTTAGTGATATTCCTAAAGAGGTTCGTTATAAAGGAAATTTGAAAATAGAAGAGGCTCTTGATGAGACGTCTCTTGTAAAAGAAATGCAACGTTTGGCTAATCGTAATATCAACATGAAGGATTACACGTCTTTTTTAGGCGCAGGTGTTTATGAACATTACATTCCTTCCATTGTGAACCATGTAATTTCTCGGTCTGAATTTTACACTGCTTACACACCTTATCAGCCGGAGATTTCACAAGGAGAGCTGCAAGCCATCTTTGAATTCCAAACGATGATTGCCGAACTTACAGGCATGGACTTGGCAAATTCTTCAATGTATGACGGTCCGACTGCTCTTGCTGAAGCAGGAATGATGAGTGCTGGACATACAAAAAAGAAGACTATCCTCGTTTCTGAAACAGTCCACCCAGAGGCCCGCGAAGTCCTCGTATCTAATGCTAAGGGACAAGGAATCGACGTAGTTGAAGTGCGTGAAAAGAATGGTGTTACTGATATTGGCCACTTAAAAGAACTTTATAATATAGAAGTCGCTTCTGTGATCGTTCAGTACCCTAACTTTTTAGGGAACGTGGAAGACCTTAAAGCGATTGAAGAAATCGCTCACCAGGAAAAAGCATTGTTTGTCGTTTCTTCAAATCCAGTAAGCCTAGGCGTTCTTGAATCACCAGGAGCATTTGGAGCTGACGTCGTTATCGGAGATGCTCAACCATTTGGTATTCCAACTCAGTTGGGCGGACCTCACTGCGGTTATTTTGCTACTACGAAAAAATTAATGCGTAAAGTGCCAGGACGTTTAGTTGGTCAAACAACAGATGATAAAGGGCAGCGTGGATTTGTATTAACACTGCAGGCTAGAGAACAGCACATCCGGCGAGATAAAGCAACGAGTAACATTTGCTCTAATCAGGCATTAAACGCTTTGGGTGCTTCTGTTGCGATGACGGCACTAGGTAAAAGCGGCGTGAAGGAAATGGCGCGTCAAAACATCCAAAAAGCACACTATGCAAAAGAAAAGCTTGTGGAGGCTGGTGTAGAAGTTATTAACGGTACACCGTTCTTTAACGAATTTGCGGTGAAGCTTCCTAAGCCCGTAAGTGAAGTGAACGATGAACTATTAAATGAAGGGGTGATTGGCGGCTTTGACCTTGCCCGTCATTATCCTCAAAAAGAGAACCAAATGCTTCTTGCATTCACAGAACTTCGAACAAAAGAAGAAATTGATCATTTAGCAACGGTATTGGGGGGAGTAAAATGA